The genomic stretch ATTCTAAAGTATCTTCATTTGAAGCTGAGCTTCTTATGATGATAGTTTCTCCAAGTTTGGAGATATCAGTCATAATAGCTTCAATATTGTCATCGAGTGTTTCTGTTTGGATTAAGCACAAAGGTAGAATTTTTGCTTTTTTAATGATGGGTGATAGGGCAGCTAGATTTTCTCCTTTGGTTTTAAAGCTTAATTTTTTCAAATAGATTCCTTCAATTTACTTTTTTAGCACTCCAACATCGGGTGGTATATTTGATGTCGAACTCAGTGGGTAGTTGGTGTTTCATCTGATAGGATATTTTTTCGAATAATTCGGCACCTTCAGGAGTATCCAAGTCCCAATAGGGATTTTTTACACTTTTCCAAGCAAGGATATAGTTCTCAATATCTTGATGAAAATAAAAATCTTGCTCCAAATAAATGATATTATCAAAAAGATGTTTATGTTGCTCAATAATTGGTCTTTGATCTTCGCGCCTTGTGCCAGTTTGATAATTGGGAATTAAAGAAAGAATAATATTTTGAGCAATTTCCTGGATAGGATCATTCAAATCTCGATGATTCCACATACAAGAAAAATATCCCTGTTTCCTTAGGACTCGATATGCCTCTTTAAGTGCAAGAGACCGATCCATTACATTGAAACTGCTACCAAAAGTTACCCAATCAAAATTTTCTGAGTCCAAAGTGCTGTCAATACCTATGGCGCGAACCCAAGTAATATTTTGATTTTTTGTTCTTTCCATTCCAATTTCTCTCATAGCATCGTTAGGCTCTACAGCTGTCACTTCACATTCTCTTTCTGATAACATAATGCTTAAGTTACCTGTACCTGCGCCTATATCTGCGACACGGATTACTTTGCCCCCCCCCCCCTTGTTTTTTGCGATAAGATTGATTAACATATCAATGCTTTCTGGTGCATAATTTGGGCGGTAACTATAGTATTTTGCGTGCTTAGTGTAATCCCAATTTTGTTCGACAATTTTTTTCATTTTTTATCCTTTTGTATTAATTTGATTTTTGTGCTGTCCATGCACGGATTTTATATGGAATTTCAATGATATTCAAATGAGAAATTTTAGATTCTATCATTGCAAGTATTTCTTTCCATCTCTTTTCTCCTGCTTGAGCCTGAATATCATTGACAGATTTCCAAGCACCCATATAACGTTCTTTACTCATCATTTCTAGATAGTCGCATTCCATAAAGAAGCAATCTTGAAAATCTCCTGTAGAGACAAGTATTTCTTCCCATTTTTTTGCATTTTGTTTTCCTGAACTTACTCTTTTGAGTTCGGGAACTATTTTTTTTATTTCCTCTTCAATTTTATAAAAAATTGAATCTTCCAAAATATTGCGAGGATTCCAAATCGCACTAAAATAACCATTATTTTTCAGAATACGGGCAAATTCAGGGAGAGATTTTTCAGGATCAGTCCAATGAAATGAACTCGCCATAATTACCCAGTTTGCAGATTTATCAGGCATAAGAGTGTTTTCGCCATCACCTTTTTTCCAGATGACTGAAGTATTTTTTGTATATTTTTCTCCTTCAGACCTCATTGCGTCGTTTGGCTCTATGGCTGTAACTTTAAGATTGAAGTTTGCCAACATTTTTGTAAGTTTGCCTGTGCCTGCTCCGACTTCTGTCACTTCAAATTCCTTTCTTTCGATCTGTTTGGGATTGACACATAAAAGAAGTTTTTCCAAAAGCATTGAGCTGTAGGCAGGTCTGTTGTGGTAATGTTTGGCTACCTCAGTAAAATCACCTTGATTCATTATTATCCTTTGTAGTTGAATTTGAAAATATATCAATATTATATTGTTGTAAAAATTTTTGCGTATAGATAAACTCTGCTAGAAATTCAGGCTTTTCTCTTCTGATAAAGGAAAGTTCGTCATAGATTTTATACGCCAATTTTAGGGAAAAATCTCGATTGGAACTAAGAGAATCAATGATTTTGCTTTCAGTAAATATAAATGTTTGATGTTTGGCAATTTGTTTTAAGGCATAATCAATATATTGTTTGATGCAATCATCGGTTTTTTTGATTGAATTTTCAGGGGGAACTTTGGAACTTGACGCGATAAGAACCAATGGGTATTGAGGAAAATCTTTCACAATAATATTATTTTTGATAATCGTATATGATTTTGGAATTTTTTGATATTCGCTTAAATTTGTGTCTGTGTCCATTTCTTTTCTACTATTGGTTTGAAGTCTTGAGTGAGTGCAGAGGATAAAATCATAACCATCGATATTAAAAACGTGAGGAAAACAACGCGGGAATAAAGAGCCTTTAACAACGCTCTCATTGTCTGCACCCCCCCCCCCATTGGTCTTATAGTTAAATCGATTGGCAATATTTTTTAGAGTAACAGGCATATTTTTATCATCAATATCACACATTCTGATGTAAGAAACATCTGTGATGATATGATCAATAAGCTTTCTTGTGGAAGCAAAATAAAACATTATATGAGGGTTGTTATTAATCACTTGAAATAATTTATTTGTCGCATCTTCTTGAGAATTGATTTGTGAAATACATTGAAACATTGTCACATTTACATTGCTTTTGATAACAGAGATCGGATCGCGGATGATTTGATACAGAGGAACTTTTTTTCGGAGAGTTCCTAAGATGTTTTTTGCATTTTTATTTAGGGGAGTTTTATCCAATACCAAGCCATCAAAATTGCGATAAAATATAAATGGTCTAATGACTTCGTGAGACCATATTTCCATAGGTTTGGCTCCAATTTTCTCAAGATAATATATCAATGCAGTCATTCCTAAGCCGT from Helicobacter sp. 12S02232-10 encodes the following:
- a CDS encoding class I SAM-dependent methyltransferase — protein: MNQGDFTEVAKHYHNRPAYSSMLLEKLLLCVNPKQIERKEFEVTEVGAGTGKLTKMLANFNLKVTAIEPNDAMRSEGEKYTKNTSVIWKKGDGENTLMPDKSANWVIMASSFHWTDPEKSLPEFARILKNNGYFSAIWNPRNILEDSIFYKIEEEIKKIVPELKRVSSGKQNAKKWEEILVSTGDFQDCFFMECDYLEMMSKERYMGAWKSVNDIQAQAGEKRWKEILAMIESKISHLNIIEIPYKIRAWTAQKSN
- a CDS encoding methyltransferase domain-containing protein; its protein translation is MKKIVEQNWDYTKHAKYYSYRPNYAPESIDMLINLIAKNKGGGGKVIRVADIGAGTGNLSIMLSERECEVTAVEPNDAMREIGMERTKNQNITWVRAIGIDSTLDSENFDWVTFGSSFNVMDRSLALKEAYRVLRKQGYFSCMWNHRDLNDPIQEIAQNIILSLIPNYQTGTRREDQRPIIEQHKHLFDNIIYLEQDFYFHQDIENYILAWKSVKNPYWDLDTPEGAELFEKISYQMKHQLPTEFDIKYTTRCWSAKKVN